From the Pontiella agarivorans genome, one window contains:
- the yaaA gene encoding peroxide stress protein YaaA, with amino-acid sequence MICLLSPSKSMNMEPAKLKDFTEPAFLEKSRKLVSKARKFSTPQLMEFMEISEKLAELNRQRFKDWNPPFNLENAKQAALAFTGDVYDGLDAPSLKKADLDFAQQHLRILSGLYGLLKPLDLIQPYRLEMGRPLETRGAKNLYEFWRASITEELNQTEADVVINLASNEYFKAVDKKGLNKNIISPVFKDEKNGNFKIISFFAKKARGSMARFLIENRIKTPDGLLEFSENGYAFNTELSTPAKPVFTRPENLA; translated from the coding sequence ATGATCTGTTTATTGTCCCCCTCGAAAAGCATGAATATGGAACCGGCGAAATTGAAAGATTTCACGGAACCGGCCTTTCTCGAAAAATCGCGGAAACTGGTTTCCAAAGCCCGGAAGTTTTCCACCCCGCAGCTGATGGAATTTATGGAGATCAGCGAAAAACTGGCGGAATTGAATCGTCAGCGTTTTAAGGACTGGAACCCGCCGTTTAATCTGGAGAATGCCAAGCAGGCCGCACTCGCATTTACCGGCGATGTGTATGACGGGTTGGATGCCCCTTCACTGAAAAAGGCTGATCTGGATTTTGCGCAGCAGCATCTGCGGATACTCTCCGGTCTTTACGGGCTGTTGAAACCGCTTGATCTGATCCAGCCCTATCGCCTGGAAATGGGCCGTCCGCTGGAAACTCGCGGCGCAAAAAATCTGTATGAATTCTGGAGAGCGTCGATTACCGAAGAGCTTAATCAAACCGAAGCTGATGTTGTGATCAATCTGGCATCAAACGAATACTTTAAAGCAGTCGACAAAAAGGGGCTGAACAAGAACATCATATCCCCTGTATTCAAGGATGAAAAAAACGGAAACTTTAAAATTATCAGCTTTTTCGCCAAAAAGGCGCGTGGCAGCATGGCGCGCTTTCTCATCGAAAATCGGATAAAAACACCTGACGGCCTGTTGGAGTTCAGCGAAAACGGTTATGCCTTCAATACCGAACTTTCCACACCGGCCAAGCCGGTTTTTACGCGTCCGGAAAACTTGGCGTAA
- a CDS encoding acylphosphatase has protein sequence MRCGINKAMSSEDRDRQLHAFFSGRVQGVGFRYTVCELASSFAITGFVKNMWDGDVELVAEGTHQELVDFLNCIKTSQLGRKITNARVGWHDATNRFKQFGIEF, from the coding sequence ATGAGATGCGGTATAAACAAAGCCATGAGTTCGGAGGATAGAGACAGGCAGTTGCATGCTTTTTTTTCAGGACGCGTTCAGGGTGTCGGTTTCCGTTACACGGTCTGCGAACTGGCTTCCTCATTCGCAATCACCGGATTTGTAAAGAATATGTGGGACGGTGATGTTGAACTTGTGGCAGAAGGTACGCATCAGGAATTGGTTGATTTCCTGAACTGCATCAAGACATCACAGCTGGGCCGGAAAATTACAAATGCCCGGGTAGGCTGGCATGATGCTACAAACCGGTTTAAACAGTTTGGAATTGAATTTTAA
- a CDS encoding metallophosphoesterase family protein, which yields MKYAILGDIHANLEALSAVLEDAEQQSVTHYACTGDVVGYNADPKSCLQMIRSLNCSVVQGNHDYYAACNENMELFTPMAQKSIRWTRKHLSPFERKYLRHLPLIIDIENFTIVHSSLSNPHRWNYIFKRRAADANFRNQFNNVCFFGHTHVPLAFVKGDAIEKGFYETLHVKPGFQYLINVGSVGQPRDRNPKAAYVIYDLDAQTITIRRVDYDLATTQKKIRAAGLPFRNALRLASGR from the coding sequence ATGAAGTATGCAATTTTAGGAGACATTCATGCCAACCTTGAAGCACTATCTGCTGTGCTGGAGGATGCCGAACAACAGAGCGTTACCCATTATGCCTGTACAGGAGATGTGGTAGGTTATAATGCCGATCCCAAAAGCTGCCTCCAGATGATCCGCAGCCTGAACTGCAGCGTGGTGCAGGGAAACCATGATTACTATGCGGCCTGCAATGAAAATATGGAACTGTTCACGCCCATGGCCCAGAAAAGCATCCGCTGGACCCGTAAACACCTGTCCCCCTTCGAACGAAAATATCTGCGGCATCTGCCGCTGATCATCGATATCGAGAATTTCACGATTGTGCACAGCTCCCTGAGCAATCCGCACCGATGGAACTATATTTTCAAGCGCCGGGCCGCTGATGCCAATTTCCGGAACCAGTTCAACAATGTCTGTTTTTTCGGGCACACCCACGTGCCGCTGGCTTTTGTGAAAGGCGATGCCATTGAAAAAGGATTTTACGAGACGCTGCATGTTAAACCGGGGTTTCAGTATCTGATCAATGTAGGCAGTGTGGGACAACCGCGTGACCGTAACCCCAAAGCGGCCTATGTAATCTACGATCTTGATGCGCAGACAATTACGATACGCCGGGTGGACTATGACCTCGCGACAACGCAGAAAAAAATAAGGGCAGCCGGGCTGCCCTTCAGAAATGCACTGCGTCTCGCCAGCGGACGTTAA
- a CDS encoding IspD/TarI family cytidylyltransferase: MSVMAIVIACGKEEEIASGTEAAFLPLGSGPILLHSLKTFEDADCIDHIVVVVRKERVESTIHAIKRFGCTKVHGVVIGGVNRLSSLRTVFSKIQTDPGVVVIHEASRPFLTQNVLSETVKRAKRYGSCIAAHKIEDATKYAPKGSRVVETLDRNTVWAAQTPQAFKTPVIKEVIDSKNKGMKLIDDESSLVMPSTETHLFEAGFENMKIRTRHDLEVAAALLHAKLVGDDAPGEGKR; the protein is encoded by the coding sequence ATGAGTGTTATGGCCATCGTTATCGCCTGCGGGAAAGAAGAAGAAATTGCGTCTGGGACAGAAGCCGCATTTCTGCCGCTGGGCAGCGGACCTATTTTATTGCACTCCTTGAAGACGTTTGAAGATGCGGACTGTATCGACCATATTGTGGTGGTTGTGAGGAAAGAACGGGTTGAATCCACTATTCATGCCATTAAACGGTTTGGGTGCACCAAGGTGCACGGTGTTGTGATCGGGGGGGTAAACCGGTTGAGCTCATTGCGGACTGTATTCAGCAAAATCCAGACCGATCCGGGAGTGGTTGTGATTCATGAAGCTTCACGTCCGTTTCTGACGCAGAATGTTTTATCAGAAACGGTGAAACGCGCAAAACGGTATGGGAGCTGTATTGCTGCGCATAAAATTGAAGATGCAACAAAGTATGCGCCGAAAGGAAGCCGTGTGGTTGAAACACTGGATCGCAATACCGTTTGGGCAGCACAAACACCGCAGGCGTTCAAAACGCCGGTTATTAAAGAAGTCATCGACTCAAAAAACAAGGGCATGAAGCTTATTGATGATGAGTCTTCACTGGTTATGCCTTCAACTGAAACCCATCTGTTCGAGGCCGGTTTTGAAAATATGAAAATCCGAACCCGGCACGATCTCGAAGTTGCAGCCGCTTTGCTGCATGCCAAGCTGGTGGGAGATGACGCACCCGGTGAGGGGAAAAGATAA
- a CDS encoding thiol-disulfide oxidoreductase DCC family protein, producing MDLDSPMLILYDGDCPICCAKRDFLMRRDPRGALEFSDIRDPDFRPPADHLTIDMLAAEIHAVTPEHEVLRGMEVIRAAYRAIGIGWLAAPTGWRLLRPLFDRLYIFVAKNRLKISRLFSKSIR from the coding sequence ATGGATTTAGATAGCCCGATGCTTATTCTTTATGATGGTGACTGTCCGATCTGTTGCGCTAAACGTGATTTTCTGATGAGAAGAGATCCTAGGGGCGCTCTTGAATTTTCAGATATTCGCGATCCGGACTTTCGCCCTCCTGCAGACCATCTTACCATCGATATGCTGGCGGCTGAAATTCATGCCGTTACTCCGGAGCATGAGGTGTTGCGCGGTATGGAAGTGATCCGTGCTGCCTATCGTGCCATAGGTATAGGCTGGCTGGCAGCTCCTACGGGCTGGCGGCTCCTACGACCGCTATTTGACCGGCTGTATATTTTTGTTGCCAAAAACCGCCTTAAAATAAGCCGGTTGTTTTCTAAATCTATACGTTAA
- a CDS encoding PhoH family protein, which produces MITPKEKIFVLDTNVILHDSSCIHQFGEHDIVIPITVLEELDHFKKGNDSLNFHAREFTRTLDSLAEDKLFNGGVSIGTGRGKISIKLDREFDQDIAANFSDTKKPDHRILNSGYAVAKDHPDKLVTLVTKDVNLRMKAKAVGLLAADYKNDHVSDIQRLYTGTRIEEQVEPELINLMYTPPYEFPSDRLNVDHPLTPNEYLILRGERKSALAVYDDELRLIKHVDKVPAFGITPRNSEQTYALDAILNDNVRLVTLTGKAGTGKTLIALAGALKRKKSYRQILMARPIVALSNKDIGFLPGDIQSKLDPYMKPLFDNLAVIEHAQGDTKKSQVSKLMDDKKLIIEPLSYIRGRSLVNTFFIIDEAQNLTPHEIKTIITRAGEGTKIVFTGDIFQIDHPYLDSHSNGLSYLIEKMTGQRLYAHVNLTKGERSELADLAGSLL; this is translated from the coding sequence ATGATCACCCCTAAGGAGAAAATCTTCGTTCTTGATACTAATGTAATCCTTCATGACAGCAGCTGCATCCACCAGTTTGGCGAGCATGATATTGTCATCCCCATAACGGTGCTCGAAGAGCTCGACCACTTTAAAAAAGGGAATGATTCACTGAACTTTCACGCCCGCGAGTTTACCCGTACCCTCGACTCATTGGCGGAAGATAAACTGTTCAACGGCGGCGTATCCATCGGCACGGGCCGTGGGAAAATCAGCATTAAACTCGATCGCGAGTTCGATCAGGATATTGCGGCCAACTTTTCCGATACCAAAAAACCGGATCACCGGATTCTGAACAGCGGCTATGCGGTGGCTAAAGACCATCCGGATAAACTCGTTACACTGGTAACCAAAGACGTTAATTTGCGAATGAAGGCTAAAGCGGTCGGTCTTCTTGCCGCCGACTATAAAAACGACCATGTTTCTGACATTCAGCGACTTTACACAGGGACCCGTATTGAAGAGCAGGTGGAACCGGAGCTGATCAACCTGATGTATACCCCTCCGTATGAATTTCCTTCCGATCGGCTGAACGTGGATCATCCGCTGACTCCAAATGAATACCTGATTTTACGCGGCGAACGGAAATCGGCCCTGGCGGTATATGACGACGAACTTCGCCTCATCAAACATGTGGATAAAGTTCCGGCCTTTGGAATTACACCGCGGAATTCCGAGCAGACCTATGCCCTCGACGCCATCCTGAACGATAACGTCCGCCTCGTTACGCTCACCGGAAAAGCCGGAACGGGAAAAACGCTGATTGCACTCGCAGGGGCACTGAAACGGAAAAAAAGTTACCGTCAGATTCTGATGGCCCGCCCTATTGTTGCACTCAGTAATAAAGACATTGGCTTTCTCCCGGGGGATATCCAATCCAAACTCGACCCCTACATGAAACCGCTGTTTGATAATCTTGCCGTCATTGAACATGCACAGGGCGATACTAAAAAAAGTCAGGTGAGTAAGCTGATGGATGATAAAAAACTGATCATTGAGCCGCTCTCCTATATTCGCGGTCGAAGTCTCGTCAATACGTTTTTTATTATCGATGAAGCCCAGAATTTAACACCGCATGAAATTAAAACCATTATCACCCGCGCGGGCGAGGGAACGAAAATTGTATTTACCGGTGATATTTTTCAGATTGATCACCCCTACCTCGACAGTCATTCAAACGGCCTGAGTTATTTGATCGAAAAAATGACCGGTCAGCGATTGTATGCACACGTTAACCTGACCAAAGGAGAGCGCTCAGAGCTGGCGGATCTTGCCGGCTCGCTGCTTTGA
- a CDS encoding DUF721 domain-containing protein, with product MAPQRDMKSVGEILKDVVSDFEQPVQEYVVVLRNAWERLAGPQIAKHSEPGYIKDRALVVIVDHPGWIPELERMKRPLLLKIQSSYTSMQIRQLRFELKHN from the coding sequence ATGGCGCCACAGCGAGATATGAAAAGTGTGGGCGAAATTCTGAAAGATGTTGTTTCAGATTTCGAACAGCCGGTGCAGGAATATGTTGTTGTGCTTCGGAACGCATGGGAGCGGTTGGCGGGACCACAGATCGCCAAACACAGTGAACCCGGATATATCAAGGACCGTGCTTTGGTTGTTATTGTGGATCATCCCGGCTGGATTCCTGAACTGGAGCGGATGAAACGACCGCTTCTGTTGAAAATCCAGTCCAGTTACACCAGTATGCAGATCCGTCAGCTTCGCTTTGAATTGAAGCACAACTGA
- a CDS encoding phosphoribosylformylglycinamidine synthase subunit PurQ has product MNKPKVLIITGYGVNCEAESAHAWRLAGAEPELVHLNDLLDHPDQLNDFQAMMFIGGFSYGDHMTSGHVFALRVKHHMQAQLQQFIDDGKLVMGICNGFQVMTKMGLLPGLDGNCFEPTVSLMQNDCGTFQNFWCDIKFEEDSPCVFTKGLGTMPLPIRHGEGKIFTLDDALLEKLEANGCAAARYVDADNKPTQAFPANPNGSLHAIAGLTDPSGRIFGMMPHPEAYLFPENHPNWDKQKLNGDLPEQGLGLKLFQNAVNFINGN; this is encoded by the coding sequence ATGAACAAACCAAAAGTTTTGATTATTACCGGGTACGGGGTGAACTGCGAAGCGGAGAGCGCCCATGCATGGAGACTGGCCGGTGCCGAACCGGAACTGGTGCACTTAAATGACCTGCTGGATCATCCGGATCAACTGAACGATTTTCAGGCCATGATGTTTATCGGCGGATTTTCCTACGGCGATCACATGACCAGCGGCCATGTTTTCGCTCTGCGCGTCAAACACCATATGCAGGCGCAGCTTCAGCAGTTTATCGATGACGGCAAACTGGTCATGGGCATCTGTAACGGATTTCAGGTGATGACGAAAATGGGGCTGCTGCCGGGGCTGGACGGAAACTGTTTTGAGCCGACGGTTTCGTTGATGCAGAATGACTGCGGCACCTTTCAGAACTTTTGGTGCGACATTAAATTTGAAGAGGATTCTCCCTGTGTGTTCACTAAGGGGCTGGGCACCATGCCGCTGCCAATCCGGCACGGTGAAGGCAAGATTTTCACGCTCGATGATGCGCTGCTCGAAAAACTGGAAGCGAATGGCTGCGCGGCCGCACGCTATGTGGATGCCGACAATAAGCCGACGCAGGCGTTTCCCGCCAATCCGAACGGATCGCTGCATGCGATTGCCGGGCTGACCGATCCGAGCGGGCGTATCTTCGGAATGATGCCGCACCCGGAAGCCTATCTTTTCCCGGAAAACCACCCGAACTGGGACAAGCAGAAGCTGAACGGTGACCTGCCGGAGCAGGGGCTTGGCCTGAAGCTGTTCCAGAATGCGGTAAATTTTATCAACGGAAACTGA
- the pyrF gene encoding orotidine-5'-phosphate decarboxylase — MNKADLIVALDVPNAEAMEAKLQELPDFIEWYKVGLELFCAEGPAVLEPLKKRGKKIFLDLKLHDIPQTVANAVKTAASHGVNLMTVHAIGGRAMLEHAAKAAAECEHPPKIVAVTTLTSLSADDFTDLGINRTVSEQAVKLGELAISSGIDGMVTSAHEAQALRDAFPDALLVTPGIRMPDGDVGDQKRVASPSFAVDQGATHLVIGRPIMHAEDPVAAATAMLEDMNK; from the coding sequence ATGAATAAAGCTGATTTGATCGTGGCACTCGACGTGCCGAATGCCGAAGCCATGGAGGCTAAACTTCAGGAACTACCCGATTTTATAGAATGGTATAAAGTGGGCCTGGAATTGTTTTGCGCGGAAGGGCCGGCCGTGTTGGAACCGCTGAAAAAACGCGGTAAAAAAATCTTTCTCGATCTGAAACTGCACGATATTCCCCAGACTGTAGCCAATGCCGTAAAAACCGCGGCGAGCCATGGCGTAAATCTGATGACTGTTCACGCCATCGGCGGCCGGGCCATGCTTGAGCATGCGGCAAAAGCTGCGGCAGAATGTGAACATCCGCCGAAAATTGTTGCGGTAACCACGCTGACCAGCCTGAGCGCCGACGATTTTACAGACCTTGGAATCAACCGCACGGTTTCTGAGCAGGCCGTAAAACTGGGTGAGCTGGCGATCAGTTCCGGCATTGACGGCATGGTGACGAGTGCGCACGAAGCCCAGGCGCTGCGCGATGCGTTTCCGGATGCACTGCTCGTTACGCCGGGGATCCGCATGCCGGATGGCGATGTGGGCGATCAGAAACGTGTGGCCTCACCGTCGTTCGCGGTCGATCAGGGAGCGACGCATCTGGTGATCGGCCGACCGATTATGCATGCGGAAGATCCGGTTGCCGCCGCCACGGCCATGCTTGAAGATATGAATAAATAA